In Blattabacterium cuenoti, the genomic stretch ATATAAATATGTTAATGTATATGTCAAAATTGAAGAAATATCAAAGGCAATCGGAAAAGGAGGTCAAAATATAAAATTAGCTAGTCAATTAACAGGGTATAAAATTCATATATTTAGAGATTTTCCCTATGAAGATGATGTAGAATTAACAGAATTTTCTGATGAAATTGAATCAGAAGTTTTAGAAAGATTTCATAAAGTAGGTTTAAATACTGCAAAATCTGTTTTAAATTATGGAAAAAATGATTTAAAAAAACGTACTAATCTCGAAGAAAAGATTATAAATAAAGTATTTACTATATTGAGAAAAGAATTTGAAGAAGAATTCAACACAAATACATAATTTTATAATATCTTTATTTCTTTTCTTATTATATTTTGATATGACTGATAAAATCAGATTAAAAACAGTACTCACCAAATTTAATATTTCCTTACAAAGAGTAATTAGTTTTTTAAAAAAAAAAGGAATAGAAATAGAAAATAATCCTAACGCAAAAATAGAAGAACAAGTGTATAAATCTCTTGTTAGAGAATTTCAAACTTATAAGGAAATACGAGATGCGTCTGAAAAAGTTTTTTTGCAAAAAAGAATGGAAAAAGACAAAATAAAAAAGGAATTATTAAAATCAAAACATATTCAGAGTTATCAAATTATACGTGCAAAATCAGAAAACCTAATTAAATTCAAAAAAATAGGGAAAATAGATATTGATACATTAGATAAAAGATATGCGAATAAAGAAGAAAAAAAAAATAACTTATATCAAGAAAAAAAAATAGAAAATCAATTAAAAAATAACAATAAACCTGAGCATATTGATACTATTTATCAGAAATTAGATGGAGTTATGCTAACGGGAGATAGAATAGATTTATCTCAATTTGAAAAAAGAAGAACAAAATCAGAAATCAAAAAAAAACGAAAAAGAATTAAAAAAGAAATTTTTTTTGAAGATGTTTCTACAGAAAAAAAACAAAATAAAGAGAAAAAATCTTCCTTCAAAAAATTTTCTCATGTAAATGAAAGAAAGATAGATAAAAATAAATCTAAAAATAAAAGAAATACACAAAAATCGGTAATTACTGATGAACAAATAAAAAAACAAATTAAAGAAACTTTAGAAAAATTATCTTCTAAAGGAATCAAGTCAAAAGCTTCGAAAATTAGAAAAGAGAAACGTCAGTCTAAAAAGGAAAAAAAGCTTATACAAAATCAAATAGAAATAAAAAAAGAAGAAAAAGTTCTTAAGTTAGCTGAATTTACCACTGTCAATGAATTGGCTTCTATGATGAAAGTTAATGCTACTGATGTAATTGTTTCTTGCATGTCTTTGGGGATAATGGTTACTATGAATCAGAGATTAGATGCAGAAATATTAACTTTAGTTGCAGATGAATTTGGATTCAATGTCAAATTTATTGGAATGGATTTAGAAGAAGCAGTTCAAGATGATAAAGATTTAGAAGAAAATTTAAAACCTAGACCTCCTATTATCACTGTTATGGGACATGTTGACCATGGGAAAACATCTTTACTAGATTATATAAGAAATACTAATGTGATTGCAGGCGAAGCAGGTGGGATTACTCAACATATAGCAGCTTATAGCGTCGAATGTTCCAATCGTCAAAGTATTACTTTTTTAGATACACCTGGTCATGAAGCTTTTACTGCTATGCGAGCAAGAGGGGCACAAATAACAGATATAGCAATTATAGTTATAGCAGCGGATGATCAGATCATGCCGCAAACTAAAGAAGCTATTAGTCATGCTCAAGCAGCTAGTGTTCCTATTATTTTTGTTTTTAATAAAATGGATAAATCTAATGCAAATTCGGATAAAATTAGAGAACAATTAGCTCATTTAAATTTTTTAGTAAAAGAATGGGGGGGAAAGTATCCAACTCAGGAAATATCTGCAAAATTAGGAACTGGAATAGATAAACTATTGGAAATAGTTATTTTAGTTTCTAAATCATTGGATTTAAAAGCTAATCCAGATAAACCTGGAATAGGAACTGTAATTGAAGCTTCTTTGGATAAGGGAAGAGGATACATTACAACTTTACTTATACAAGGAGGAACATTAAAAGTAGGAGATTATGTTTTAGCAGGAAGTCATCATGGAAAAGTAAAAAATATTTTAGATGAACGAGGAAAATCAATTTTATCAGCAGGACCATCAAAACCTATTACCATTTTAGGGTTAAATGGAGCTCCTACAGCTGGAGATAAATTTAAGGTATTTAAAGATGAAAAAGAAGCTAAACAACTTGCTTCTAGAAGAGAACAATTGCAAAGAGAACAAAATATACGAGCTCAAAAACATCTTACATTGGATGAAATCGGAAGACGAATAGCATTAGGCGATTTTAAAGAACTCAAAATTATTATTAAAGGAGATGTGGATGGATCAGTAGAAGCTATTGCTGATGCTATTCAGAAATTATCTACAAATACTATTATGATCAATATTATTTATAAAGGTGTAGGTCAGATTACAGAATCTGATGTTTTGTTAGCAAGTGCTTCAGATGCTATTATTATAGGGTTTAATGTTCGTCCTAATATTGGAGCTAGAAATATAGCAAAAAAAGAAAATATAGAAATACGTACTTATTCAGTTATATATGACGTTACTAATGATATTCAGGAAGCAATGGATGGAATGTTATCTCCTGAAATAAGAGAAAAAATATTAGGAAATGCTGAAATTAGAGAGATTTTTAAAATTCCAAAAATAGGAATCATAGCAGGATGTATGGTCATAGAAGGAAAATTATTACGTCAAGCAAAAGTAAGACTAATTAGAGAAGGGATTGTTATTCATAATAATGGAGAATTTACTTCTCTTAAACGTTTTAAAGAAGATGCAAAAGAAGTTTCAAAAGGGTATGAATGTGGATTAGGAATAAAAAATTATTATAATCTTAAACCTGGAGATCTTATAGAAGTTTATGAAGAATTATCTGAATAAAACAAAAAATCATGTACAGAACACATAATTGTGGAGAATTAGGTTTAAAAGATATTGGTATAGAAGTAATATTGTCTGGATGGATTCAAAAAATAAGAAATTTAGGATCTTTATTATTCATAGACATTAGAGATTATTTTGGCATCACACAATTAATTATTTCTAAAAAATTAATGAAAGAAAATACCTTTCTAGGTAAAGAATTTTTAATTAAAATAAAAGGAAAAGTAGTCAAAAGATTATCTAAAAATTACAACATTCCTACAGGTGAAATAGAAATTTTAGTATCACATATAGATTTGTTAAATCCATCACTATCAACTCCATTTACTATAGAAAATGAAACAGATGGAAATGAAGAAATTAGAATGATTTATCGATATCTTGATATTAGAAGAAATATTATGAAGAAAAATTTGATGATTCGTCATAATTTAACTATGGAAATTCGTAATTTTCTTTCTGATAATGGATTTTTAGAAATAGAAACTCCTATGTTGATAAATTATACTCCAGAAGGAGCTAGAAGTTTTGTAGTTCCTTCCAGAATACATCCTAATCAATTTTATGCATTAGCACAATCTCCACAATTATTTAAACAATTATTGATGATTGGAGGAATAGACAAATATTTTCAAATCGTCAAATGTTTTAGGGATGAAGATTCTCGTTCTGATAGACAAATTGAGTTTACACAAATAGATTGTGAAATGTCTTTTGTGGAAGTATATGATGTATTAAAATTTTTTGAGTATTTCATAAAACATATATTTAAAAAAATTAGAAACATTAAATTAGATTCTTTTCCTTCTATTTCTTATTCTGATGCTATTAAAATGTATGGAACAGATACCCCTGACATTCGTTTTGATATGTCTTTTTTGGAGTTTAATAATTTAGTTAAAACCAAAAATATTAATTTTTTAAAAACACAAGAATTAGTGATAGGAATTCAAATTAAAAAATGCTATAACATTCATGATAATGATAAAATGAATTCTTTTTTAAAAACAACAAAAAACAAGAATTTTTTCTGGATAAAATACTCATATAATAAAACTTTATTTTTTTCTAAAAAAAATTTTTTAAATAAGGAGATTATAAAAATTTTTGTTCAACATTTTAAAGCTAGTCCCGGTGATTTATTATTTTTTTCTTATGGTGAAAAAAAAGAAACTCGAGAAAAACTTGGAAAAATACGACTTAAAATAGCAGATTTGTTGAATCTAAACAATTCTAAAATTTTTAAACCTTTATGGATAAAAGACTTACCACTTTTAGAATGGGAAGATAAATCCAATAAATATAAATCTGTACATCATCCTTTCACCAGTCCAAAAGAAGAAGATATTCATTTTTTGAAAAAAAATCCAAAAAATGTTCGTTCTCAATCTTATGATTTAATTATAAATGGAATAGAAATAGGAAGTGGATCGATACGTATTCATAACAAAAATATACAAAATTTAATTTTTAAACATTTAGGATTATCTCAAAAAGAAATAGAATCTAAATTTGGTTTTTTTCTAAAAGCTTTTGAATATGGAGTCCCTCCTCATGGAGGAATAGCTTTCGGATTAGACAGACTAGTGAATCTTTTAGAAGGAAATAAAAATATAAAAAATTTCATTGCTTTTCCAAAAAATAATTATGGAAAAGATATGATGACAAATGCTCCATACTTTTTAGAAAAAGAAAAATTGAAAGAATTACACTTACGTTAAATGATTCTTATATCGCAAACAAGATTGTTTGTATACAGAAATAGCCTCCTCTTGATCTTTCCAATTTCCTATTTTTACTTTTTTGTTTTCTAAGTCTTTATAAACTAAAAAAAAATGTTCTATTTCTTTTTTTGTATGTAATGCGATTTCATCAATATTATTTATAATATTATAATTAGGATCTGCAACGGGAACACAAATAATCTTTTCATCTTCTCCTTTTTCATCTATCATAAAAAAAATTCCTATAGGTTTCACTTCTATCAAACAACCTGGAATTGTAGGTTCTGTTAAAAAAACTAATACATCTAATGGATCTCCATCTAGAGAAAGAGTTTTTGGAATAAAACCATAATCCGTTGGATAACTCATAGGAGAGTACAATACTCGATCTAATCGAATTAGATTATTTTTTTTATCAAATTCATATTTATTTCTACTTCCTTTAGGAATTTCAATGAGTGCATCAAAGCTAATTTTCATAATTTTAATTTTGTGTTGTGATATTACAATTAAATTTTTCTAAATACAAAGCGACTTTTTTAACGAAACATCCACCTAAAACCCCATCTATAACACGATGATCATAGGAATGAGATAAATAAATTTTATGTCTTATTCCTATTAAATCTCCTTTTGGAGTTTCTATTATAGATAATTTTTTCTGAATGAAACCTATTGCCATAATTGCAACTTGTGGTTGATGTATAATTGGTGTACCAAAAAAATTTCCAAAACTACCTATATTACTAATAGTATAAGTCCCACCTTGAGTTTCTTCAGGTTTTAATTGATTAGATTTCGCTCTTTTTATTAAATCATTAATAATTTTTATTAATCCTACTAAATTATAAGAATCTGCATTTTTTATAACAGGAACAATTAAATTCCCATTGGGTAAAGCAGTCGCTAATCCTATATGGATATTTCTTTTTTTTATTATACTTGTTCCATTTACAGAAATATTGATCATAGGAAAATCTTTTATAGCTTTTACCACACATTCTACAAAAACTGACATTAAAGTCAATTTTTCTCCTGTATTTTTTTGAAAGGTCTCTTTTATTTTATCTCTCCATTTGACTATATTAGTCACATCCGCTTCAACAAAAGAAGTAACATGTGCAGAAATATTTTTACTTCTCATCATATGTTCTGCAGTAATTTTACGCATTCTATCCATTTCAATTATTTCTTCTTCATTTTTATCATTGTTTATATCAATAATCCTATTAGGAATATTATTTTTTTTAATACGAATATATTTTAATATATCTTTTTTAGTAATACGTCCTTTTTCTCCAGTTCCTTCTATTGTTTCCAATTCATAAAAACTGATTCCTTCCTTTTTAGCAATAGTACGGACAAGAGGAGAATAAAAACGTTTTTTGTTTTTTTCTATTGGTAAATCATCAAAAGATAAATTTTCTTCTGTTTCTAAAATAGCAATAAAACTCCCCACTTTAGCAACTTCATTAGGCGAAAATAATTTCTTTTTTAATATACCGTTTACAGGGGAAGATATTTCAGAATTGACTTTATCGGTAGCTATCTCTACCAAAAGATCTTCTTTCTTTATAGAATCTCCCTCTTCTTTTAACCAACGAATGATAGTAGCCTCAGCTATACTTTCACCCATGGCTGGAAGGGTCAAATTATACTCGGACATCTAGATTAATCGTTTTATATTTGCAGATACTAATCAGATTTCACAATCTAAAAATATAAAATTTATAACTTATAAAATCAAAAATAATAAATTCATTTTAAAAAATGAAAATTCTTTCTTTAAATCAAATTAGAAAAGCAGATCAATATTGTATTGATTCCGAATCAATATCTTCCATTCAGTTGATGGAAAGAGCCGCTAAAAATTGTTTTAATTGGATTATTCGTCATAAATATTTTCAAGTTAAAAAAATTCCATTTATAGTATTAGTAGGAAATGGAAATAATGGAGGAGATGGACTCTTTTTGTCTGAGATGTTACGTTCATATGGAGCAACAGTTTCTGTATATATAGTTAACATTTCTAATCATTTTTCAAATGAATTTTTCATAAAAAAAAATCAAATATTACAGCATAAAATAAATTATCAAAAAATTAATGAAAATGAAGAATTCCCTATTCTAAATGAAAAAAGTTATCTTATCGATGCTATTTTTGGAATAGGATTCAATCGTCCTATTAATAATAAATATTGGAAATCTTTTTTTCACTATATAAATAAAAAAAAATTTAAATCAGTTATATCAATAGATATTCCATCTGGACTTTTTATTGAAAAAGATAATGAAAATTTTGAAGAAATAATCAAGGCTACTCATACTTTAACTTTCCAAATTCCAAAATTACCTTTATTACTACCAAATTATGAAGATTATATTGGAAAATGGTATTTAATAAATATCGGATGGAAAGATGATTTCATTCAAAAAATACAAACTGATAATTTTTACATAGATAATATGTGTATTCATGCTATATATAAAAAAAAGAGAAGAAAAAAATTTTCACATAAAGGAAATTATGGTCATGGAATAATTGTAGGAGGAAGTTTTGGCATGATAGGATCTGTTATACTTTCCGCAATTGCTAGCTTTCGTACTGGAATAGGAAAATTAAGTATATATGTACCTAATTGCGGATATGAAATGATTCAAAATACACTTCCAGAAGCTATTGTAAATACAGATAAGAACAAACATTGGATTAGTAATATTGATTTAGATCTTGATAATGAGAATATCAATGCAATAGGAATAGGTATGGGAATTGGATTTCATCCTAAAACTAGGTATGCTGTAGAATCTCTTTTATTAAAATTAAAAAATAAAAAAATACCTATGGTAATTGATGCAGACGCCATAAATATATTATCTCATAAATTAGAATTATTAGATATCCTTCCAGAAGGAACAATTCTGACTCCACATCCAAAAGAATTTCAAAGATTATTATGTATATCATGGAAAAATGATTATGAAAAATTATTTTTTTTAAAAAAAATGTCTATAAAATATAAAATTTTCATAGTATTAAAAGGAGCACATTCCGTTATTTCAACACCTATCGGTCATCTATATTTTAATAGTACAGGAAATGCAGGAATGTCAACAGCTGGAAGTGGAGATGTGCTTACTGGTATGATCATGAGTTTATTATCTCAAGGTTATTCTTCAAAAGAATCATGTATAATGGGTGTTTATTTACATGGATTAGCAGGAGATATTGCATCAAAAAAATTAAGTCAAGAAGCTATCATTGCTAATGATATTGTTAATCATATAGGAAAAGCTTATCTTCAAATTAAAATTTGGAATTGATTCGTTTTCATTTTTTTTGAATGAAACAAGTAATTTCCAATATTATATATAATTGTGTATAATATAATCATGATTGTTGTAAAAAAACAAATTTTCGAAATCCAATCCCCATATTTAATATAAAAAGTTTCCTTTTTATTGAGATATATTTTTTGGTATAAAAAACCTTCTTTATCATAAGGTAAAGAGGTTACAATTTCTCCTTTTTCATTAATAAAACAAGAAATCCCTGTATTTGCAGATCGAGCTATATATTTTCGATTTTCAATTGCTCTAATACGGGCATAATACAGATGTTGTTTGTGTCCTTGTGATAAACCCCACCATCCATCATTAGTAATAATAACTATTAATTCCACATTTTGTTTTTTAAAAAAATTAGAAACATATTCTCCAAAAACAGATTCATAACAAATAATAGGAGCTATTTTAATTCCTAAATGAGGATATTGAAAAACAGAAGGAGAACTTTCTTTTCCAAGTTCCATGACAGTTCCTCCAAAATTAAGTAATATATTTCCTAATATAGGTGAAAAAATTTTTTTATAAGGAAAAGTTTCTACTGCTGGAACCAATTTAGATTTATGATGAAGTTCGATATTTTGATTAGCTCCTATTTTAATTACTGAATTAAAAATATCTATCCATTGTATACTTTTTGTTTTCTTTGAAAAAATAGGAATGGAAGTTTTACTTCTATTTTTATGATAGAAAGTGAGTAATTCTACTCCTGTTATAAATACTGTATTTGGAGATTTACTTTTTAAATAATTCTGAAATTCAGAAATAATTTTATTTTGATTTATATTTTTTATTGGTATTTTATTTCCTTTCCCTGGAAAGGTAGTTTCAGGAGCTATAATAATCATAGATTCTTTAGATATTTTTTTATCTATTAATCTTTTTAATTTTGAAATTAATTCATCTGTAGAAATAGAATATTTCTTACGGTATGGATCAATATTAGGCTGCAGAATTAATATATTTGCAGGACGGTCATAATCTTCTTTATATTTTATATATATAAAATTTGATATAAAAATCATGACAAAAATTATTCCTATATTAAAAAATATTTTTTTGTATAAGGATATAATATTCTTATCCTTTTCATATTGTAAAATGGATTCCGTAAATCCAATATTCACTATCCATATCCATATGGATCCTCCTAAAATTCCAGTATATTCATACCATTGAATCCATTCCGTACGATTAGCAAAACCGTTTCCTAAATTTAGCCATGGCCAAGATAGTTCCCACTCAAAATGCATTTTTTCGAATGAAATCCACAAGCAAACTAAAAATACATACCCTATTCTTTTTTCTTTGACATGTTTCTTAATCCATGAATAAAAAGAAAAAATAATTGACATAAATAAAGCATTAAGTAACACAGGACTTAAATAAGCTTCTATAGCGAAACTACCATTAGTTCTTTTTGCATAAGACAACCAATATGTAGAAATGGCATTCCATGTTAAAAAAGTGATAAAAGAAAATAATAAAATTTTAAAAAAAGAATGATTCGAATAATTTTCTATATACAATAGAGGAACAAAAGCGATAAATAAATACATGGGAGAACCTTCAGTAGGCCATCCAAATCCTAGAAACATTCCAGATAATACACTATATATAAAAAACTCAATTTTTCTTATTTTTTATAAAATTATAATATGGAGCTGGCGGGATTCGAACCCGCGTCCAAACAAGTAGTATAAAAGATTTCTACATATTTATCCAAAAAATATTTTTCATTTTCATTCAAGTTTTGGATCTTGAAAAAAAATTTAAGATTCAAAATATAATTTCAGAAAACTTAAGAATCATCTATTTTCTTATCCTTAATTTTTAGTACCTCTAAATCAGCAATTATAAGGAAAAAATTACTGAGAGATATTTTGCTTCTGCATTTTTTGCAGACTCAGCTATAATGATTTATCATTAAGCAGCAAAAGCGTATTCTTTTTCGCCATTTGTATATTTTGTAACGCTTGATTTTCGTGTAATACCTTACGTGACACGATATGCTTTCCTTTATTACTTAGTCTTGCTGTCAAATCCAAAATCAGCCCCTCATAACAATTAATTTTTATTTTCTATTTTCTTTAGAACAAAATTAAATCAAACTAGTTTGATCTGATGCATCTATTCTAACAAAGATAAATAATAAAACAGTAAAAGACCAAAAAGAAGATCCTCCATAACTAAAAAAAGGTAAAACAATTCCTATTGTAGGAAAAAGACCCATAACCATACCTAAATTAATAATCAGATGAATAAAAAGAATACTACCAACTGAATATCCAAAAATTCTTCCAAATACATCTTTTTGTCTCTCAGATAAAAAATAAATACGACTAATAAATAATAAATAAAATATTATCAAAATAATACTTCCTACGAACCCCCATTCTTCTCCTACTGTACAAAAAATATAATCAGTATGTTGTTCAGGAACAAATTTTCCTTTTGTTACAGTTCCTTTTTGATATCCTTTTCCAAAAAATTTTCCAGAACCAATAGCCGTTTTAGAATATAATAAATTATATCCTACATTATCTCTATATTTTCTATCAAATTCATTTTTAAATAAAATATTGATTCTATCTTTATGATGTTGTTTTAAAAATTTTTGAAAGAGAAATGGAGATAAAATAGAACAAACTGAAAAACTAACAAATAAAAATATATAAAAGAATAAATCAATCAATGATATTTTTTTCTTAAAAAAAAAGAGAAGAATAAAAATTATGAATAAAAATAAAACTATAATCCAAGGAGACAAATTTAATGAAACAACAAATAAAAAAATAAAAAATAAAAAATAAAATATAAAAGATATAGATAATCCTTCTCTATACAGAGTCAGAAGAAAAGAAGAAAAAACTATAGAAGAACCAGGATCAGGTTGTAAAAATATTAAAAAAGCAGGTAACACTAATATAATAGATATATATAGAAGTGTTTTTTTATTATTCTCTATATTATTCTCTTGACTCATAATATGAGCTATGATTAAAGATGTTGATATTTTAGCCAATTCAGATGGTTGGAAACTAATAGGTCCAAAAACATACCAAGATTTTGATCCATTTATATTTTTTCCGAAAAAAAATACTCCAATCAGAAGAAATAACGTAAATATGAATAAAAATGGAGTTATATGTTTATAATGAATAGGTTGAAATAAAAAAATAAAAAATATGAAAATAAAGCTCAATAAAATCCATATTAATTGTTTTTCTGCTTTCTCTGGAGAAACAGAATATAAATTGATGCATCCAAAAAAAATTATAATGATATAAAAAATTACAACGATCCAATCTATATTTTTAAGCAATATTTTATTTCTTTTTGTCAATATAATTTTTTATGTAAAAGTCATTTAATTTTTTCATTCTTGCTATAGAATTATATGTTTTTTGAAGTCCTGAAGTCATGATTTTTTTTTCAAGATTTTTTCTATTCACATGATTTTTAATATATTTTTCCGCAACAAGACTAGCGATAGGGCCAGCCCAACGAGAACCAAATCCTCCATTTTCTATCACAACAGAAATAGCAATTTTAGGATCCTCTACTGGAGCGAATAATATAAAAATTGAATGATCTGGTAAAGAAATCATTTTGTGATTGACTTGAATAAAATTTTGAGCTGTTCCTGTTTTTCCGGCCATTCTAATATCAGATGATTTAAAATTTCTACCTGTTCCAATCATGAAAACTTTTTCCATTCCATTAATAATTAAATCAAAATGTTTTCTTTTAACTTTGGTTTGTTTAGCTGTAGTATAATTTGGATTAGATATAGTTTGATGATTAATTCGTTTTACTATATGTGGAGTATAAAAAAATCCACGATTCGCTATAGCACAAACCATATTAGCTAACTGTATAGGAGTTACATTAATTTCACCTTGTCCAATACTATTAGAAATAATTGTTATGGCATTCCATTTTTTTTTCCCATATTTTTTATTATAATAATCACCAGATGGAATAATCCCTTTTTCTCCCGTCGCTAAATCGTTATATAAGTAATTTCCAAAACCAAAACTTTTAACAATATCACTCCATTCATTAACTCCTTTTGTCAAATTTTTAGGATATTTTTCAATAACACGTTTATAAACTTGTGCGAAATAATTATTGCAAGAAACAGCAACAGCTGTTTCTATTCCTATAGGTAATCCATGAATTCCAGAATGACAATGGATTCTTTTTTTTCCATATTTAAATCCCTTATAACATATAAAAGTAGTATTAGTGTTTACTACTCCCATTTGAAGTCCTGCTAATTCAGTAATTAATTTAAATGGAGAAGCTGGAGGATAACGAGCTTGTGTTGTTCTATCAAATAAAGGATTATCTATTGTATTTTTTATCAATTTTTTAAATTCTTTAGATCGATTGATTCCTACAAATAAATTAGGATTATTAATCGGACTAGATACCAATGATAAAATTTCTCCATTTTTAGGATTTATGGCTACAATTCCTCCCTTTTTTTGATACATTAATTGTTCTGCATAATTTTGTAAATTCAAATCTATAGTTAAAGAAATATCATCTCCACTTATAGCTTTAATATTATTTTTACTATTATTATAACTTCCTATAATACATCCTTTTCTATCTCTTAACCAATATTTTATTCCTTTTTTTCCTCTTAAAATTTTTTCATAAGATTTTTCTACTCCAGCCCAACCAATAAAATCTCCCATTTGATAATAACTAGATTCTTTTTTTATATCTTTTTGAGTCACTTCCCCTATATATCCTAAAATATTAGCTGAACTTTCTATTTTATAATCTCTTAAAGAACGTTTTGTCCAATCAAAACCTTTGTATTTATAAAGTTTTTCTTGTATAGTAGCGAATTTTTCTTTTGAAATAAAAGGTAAAAAAACAGAAGGTAAATATTTAGAATAGGCTTTTGCTTTATCTAAATTTTTAAAGAAAATATTTTTATCAATTCCTACAAGATTACAAAATTCTATAATATCAAAATGTT encodes the following:
- the aspS gene encoding aspartate--tRNA ligase; protein product: MYRTHNCGELGLKDIGIEVILSGWIQKIRNLGSLLFIDIRDYFGITQLIISKKLMKENTFLGKEFLIKIKGKVVKRLSKNYNIPTGEIEILVSHIDLLNPSLSTPFTIENETDGNEEIRMIYRYLDIRRNIMKKNLMIRHNLTMEIRNFLSDNGFLEIETPMLINYTPEGARSFVVPSRIHPNQFYALAQSPQLFKQLLMIGGIDKYFQIVKCFRDEDSRSDRQIEFTQIDCEMSFVEVYDVLKFFEYFIKHIFKKIRNIKLDSFPSISYSDAIKMYGTDTPDIRFDMSFLEFNNLVKTKNINFLKTQELVIGIQIKKCYNIHDNDKMNSFLKTTKNKNFFWIKYSYNKTLFFSKKNFLNKEIIKIFVQHFKASPGDLLFFSYGEKKETREKLGKIRLKIADLLNLNNSKIFKPLWIKDLPLLEWEDKSNKYKSVHHPFTSPKEEDIHFLKKNPKNVRSQSYDLIINGIEIGSGSIRIHNKNIQNLIFKHLGLSQKEIESKFGFFLKAFEYGVPPHGGIAFGLDRLVNLLEGNKNIKNFIAFPKNNYGKDMMTNAPYFLEKEKLKELHLR
- a CDS encoding NAD(P)H-hydrate dehydratase, which gives rise to MKILSLNQIRKADQYCIDSESISSIQLMERAAKNCFNWIIRHKYFQVKKIPFIVLVGNGNNGGDGLFLSEMLRSYGATVSVYIVNISNHFSNEFFIKKNQILQHKINYQKINENEEFPILNEKSYLIDAIFGIGFNRPINNKYWKSFFHYINKKKFKSVISIDIPSGLFIEKDNENFEEIIKATHTLTFQIPKLPLLLPNYEDYIGKWYLINIGWKDDFIQKIQTDNFYIDNMCIHAIYKKKRRKKFSHKGNYGHGIIVGGSFGMIGSVILSAIASFRTGIGKLSIYVPNCGYEMIQNTLPEAIVNTDKNKHWISNIDLDLDNENINAIGIGMGIGFHPKTRYAVESLLLKLKNKKIPMVIDADAINILSHKLELLDILPEGTILTPHPKEFQRLLCISWKNDYEKLFFLKKMSIKYKIFIVLKGAHSVISTPIGHLYFNSTGNAGMSTAGSGDVLTGMIMSLLSQGYSSKESCIMGVYLHGLAGDIASKKLSQEAIIANDIVNHIGKAYLQIKIWN
- a CDS encoding inorganic diphosphatase, with translation MKISFDALIEIPKGSRNKYEFDKKNNLIRLDRVLYSPMSYPTDYGFIPKTLSLDGDPLDVLVFLTEPTIPGCLIEVKPIGIFFMIDEKGEDEKIICVPVADPNYNIINNIDEIALHTKKEIEHFFLVYKDLENKKVKIGNWKDQEEAISVYKQSCLRYKNHLT
- the infB gene encoding translation initiation factor IF-2, which encodes MTDKIRLKTVLTKFNISLQRVISFLKKKGIEIENNPNAKIEEQVYKSLVREFQTYKEIRDASEKVFLQKRMEKDKIKKELLKSKHIQSYQIIRAKSENLIKFKKIGKIDIDTLDKRYANKEEKKNNLYQEKKIENQLKNNNKPEHIDTIYQKLDGVMLTGDRIDLSQFEKRRTKSEIKKKRKRIKKEIFFEDVSTEKKQNKEKKSSFKKFSHVNERKIDKNKSKNKRNTQKSVITDEQIKKQIKETLEKLSSKGIKSKASKIRKEKRQSKKEKKLIQNQIEIKKEEKVLKLAEFTTVNELASMMKVNATDVIVSCMSLGIMVTMNQRLDAEILTLVADEFGFNVKFIGMDLEEAVQDDKDLEENLKPRPPIITVMGHVDHGKTSLLDYIRNTNVIAGEAGGITQHIAAYSVECSNRQSITFLDTPGHEAFTAMRARGAQITDIAIIVIAADDQIMPQTKEAISHAQAASVPIIFVFNKMDKSNANSDKIREQLAHLNFLVKEWGGKYPTQEISAKLGTGIDKLLEIVILVSKSLDLKANPDKPGIGTVIEASLDKGRGYITTLLIQGGTLKVGDYVLAGSHHGKVKNILDERGKSILSAGPSKPITILGLNGAPTAGDKFKVFKDEKEAKQLASRREQLQREQNIRAQKHLTLDEIGRRIALGDFKELKIIIKGDVDGSVEAIADAIQKLSTNTIMINIIYKGVGQITESDVLLASASDAIIIGFNVRPNIGARNIAKKENIEIRTYSVIYDVTNDIQEAMDGMLSPEIREKILGNAEIREIFKIPKIGIIAGCMVIEGKLLRQAKVRLIREGIVIHNNGEFTSLKRFKEDAKEVSKGYECGLGIKNYYNLKPGDLIEVYEELSE
- a CDS encoding dihydrolipoamide acetyltransferase family protein, whose product is MSEYNLTLPAMGESIAEATIIRWLKEEGDSIKKEDLLVEIATDKVNSEISSPVNGILKKKLFSPNEVAKVGSFIAILETEENLSFDDLPIEKNKKRFYSPLVRTIAKKEGISFYELETIEGTGEKGRITKKDILKYIRIKKNNIPNRIIDINNDKNEEEIIEMDRMRKITAEHMMRSKNISAHVTSFVEADVTNIVKWRDKIKETFQKNTGEKLTLMSVFVECVVKAIKDFPMINISVNGTSIIKKRNIHIGLATALPNGNLIVPVIKNADSYNLVGLIKIINDLIKRAKSNQLKPEETQGGTYTISNIGSFGNFFGTPIIHQPQVAIMAIGFIQKKLSIIETPKGDLIGIRHKIYLSHSYDHRVIDGVLGGCFVKKVALYLEKFNCNITTQN